In Halorubrum sp. PV6, a single window of DNA contains:
- a CDS encoding Single-stranded DNA binding protein, which translates to MDVNSHAEELASDLGVDKEEVIADLQNLLEYSVPIDEAKQSVRRKHGGGGGGSSPTPDAVDVGEITTENSGVTVTVRVLTQGTRTIRYQGDDLTIREGEVADETGVISYTAWQDFGFEAGDSLTIGNAGVREWEGEPELNLNDSTTVAIADEPVDVDHEVGGDRSLVDIDAGDRGRNVEVRVLEVDEKTISGRDGETEILEGVVGDATAKLPFTDWQPRSELTPGTDLRIEDVYVREFRGVPSINLTEFSAVTPLPDPVEVAEDAPRLSIAEAVGSGGMFDVEVVGNVLEIRDGSGLIERCPECGRVVQNGQCRSHGDVDGQDDLRVKAIVDDGTDTVTVVLDDELTAEVYGGGLDDALEAAKAAMDKEVVADAIADSVVGHAYRVRGNLSVDDYGANLDATEFALADDAPADAARAALAEVSE; encoded by the coding sequence ATGGACGTCAACAGCCATGCCGAGGAGCTCGCCTCCGACCTCGGCGTCGACAAAGAGGAGGTCATCGCAGACCTGCAGAACCTACTGGAGTACAGCGTCCCGATAGACGAGGCCAAACAGAGCGTCCGCCGGAAACACGGCGGCGGAGGCGGGGGCTCGTCGCCGACCCCGGACGCGGTCGACGTGGGCGAGATAACCACGGAAAACAGCGGCGTGACGGTCACCGTCCGGGTGCTCACGCAGGGGACGCGGACGATCCGGTATCAGGGGGACGACCTCACGATCCGGGAGGGAGAGGTCGCCGACGAGACGGGCGTCATCTCCTACACCGCGTGGCAGGACTTCGGGTTCGAGGCGGGCGACTCGCTGACGATCGGTAACGCCGGCGTCCGCGAGTGGGAGGGCGAGCCGGAGCTCAACCTCAACGACTCCACCACCGTCGCCATCGCCGACGAGCCGGTCGACGTCGATCACGAGGTCGGCGGCGACCGGAGCCTGGTCGACATCGACGCGGGCGACCGCGGGCGAAACGTCGAGGTCCGGGTGTTGGAGGTCGACGAGAAGACGATCTCCGGGCGCGACGGCGAGACGGAGATACTGGAGGGCGTCGTCGGCGACGCCACCGCGAAGCTCCCCTTCACCGACTGGCAGCCGCGGTCGGAGCTGACGCCGGGGACCGACCTGCGGATCGAGGACGTGTACGTCCGCGAGTTCCGCGGCGTCCCCTCGATCAACCTCACCGAGTTCTCGGCGGTGACGCCCCTCCCCGACCCCGTCGAGGTCGCCGAGGACGCGCCCCGCCTGTCGATCGCCGAGGCGGTCGGCTCCGGCGGGATGTTCGACGTGGAGGTGGTCGGCAACGTCCTCGAAATCCGGGACGGCTCGGGGCTCATCGAGCGGTGTCCGGAGTGCGGCCGGGTCGTCCAGAACGGCCAGTGTCGGAGCCACGGCGACGTGGACGGTCAGGACGACCTCCGGGTGAAGGCCATCGTCGACGACGGCACCGACACCGTCACCGTCGTCTTGGACGACGAGCTCACGGCCGAGGTGTACGGCGGCGGACTCGACGACGCCCTCGAAGCCGCGAAAGCGGCGATGGACAAGGAGGTTGTCGCGGACGCGATCGCCGACTCGGTCGTCGGCCACGCGTACCGCGTCCGCGGGAATCTCTCGGTGGACGACTACGGCGCGAACCTCGACGCCACCGAGTTCGCGCTCGCGGACGACGCGCCGGCCGACGCCGCCCGCGCCGCGCTCGCGGAGGTGAGCGAATGA
- a CDS encoding extracellular solute-binding protein — protein sequence MNEKRRTLLKAVGGSTALAGLAGCISTGGDGSDGSGGSDGSDGSDGSGGGDTGSARLWVDLSDAEDEAISEYIDQYESDTGDTINKEAPGGELDQQLETAIPAGDGPDSWVWAHDWVGRFAVREDPSFLYDASDDVDVSLDSYTQAAREAAQFDGSLYGLPFASETVALFYNEDMVDEPPETFEEMVSVMDEYHDPENGEYGLSYPVTDPYFVSGFIQAYGGNIFDEQSREVGVDSDACKRGMDALETLSQYVPADPGYESQIVAFADGLAPFAINGPWELGNLDGAVENLGVTTLPTVDGNHPRSYSGIQLFYFSSMLADADQSRVDAATGLAEWYTTNEEVIQTNAAEQGYIPVLTDVVGNDDLSSEVQAFAQQVDHGVPIPTHPDMNSVWTPVTDALERVFNDEQDSDAALDQAASEIREAL from the coding sequence ATGAACGAGAAACGTAGAACGCTGCTCAAGGCGGTGGGGGGATCGACTGCGCTCGCGGGGCTCGCGGGCTGTATCAGCACCGGCGGCGACGGCTCGGACGGGTCCGGCGGGAGCGACGGTTCGGACGGTTCTGACGGATCCGGCGGCGGAGACACCGGATCCGCGCGGCTGTGGGTCGACCTCTCCGACGCCGAGGACGAGGCGATCTCGGAGTACATCGACCAGTACGAGTCCGACACGGGCGACACGATCAACAAGGAGGCGCCCGGTGGCGAGCTCGACCAGCAGCTGGAGACGGCCATCCCGGCCGGCGACGGCCCCGACTCGTGGGTCTGGGCGCACGACTGGGTCGGCCGGTTCGCCGTCCGCGAGGACCCGTCCTTCCTCTACGACGCGAGCGACGACGTCGACGTCTCGCTCGACAGCTACACGCAGGCGGCCCGCGAGGCCGCGCAGTTCGACGGCTCCCTGTATGGGCTCCCGTTCGCCTCCGAGACCGTCGCGCTGTTCTACAACGAGGACATGGTCGACGAGCCGCCGGAGACCTTCGAGGAGATGGTCTCGGTCATGGACGAGTACCACGACCCGGAAAACGGGGAGTACGGCCTCTCGTACCCCGTCACCGACCCCTACTTCGTCAGCGGCTTCATCCAGGCGTACGGCGGGAACATCTTCGACGAACAGAGCCGCGAGGTCGGCGTCGACAGCGACGCGTGCAAGCGGGGCATGGACGCGCTCGAGACGCTGTCGCAGTACGTTCCGGCCGACCCCGGCTACGAATCGCAGATCGTCGCGTTCGCGGACGGGCTGGCGCCGTTCGCGATCAACGGGCCGTGGGAGCTCGGCAACCTCGACGGCGCGGTCGAGAACCTCGGCGTCACGACGCTGCCGACCGTCGACGGGAACCACCCGCGCTCGTACTCCGGCATCCAGCTGTTCTACTTCTCGTCGATGCTCGCCGACGCGGACCAGTCGCGGGTCGACGCCGCGACCGGGCTCGCCGAGTGGTACACGACGAACGAGGAGGTCATCCAGACCAACGCCGCAGAGCAGGGGTACATCCCCGTGTTGACCGACGTGGTCGGCAACGACGACCTCTCCAGCGAGGTCCAGGCGTTCGCTCAGCAGGTCGACCACGGCGTCCCGATCCCGACGCACCCGGACATGAACAGCGTCTGGACGCCCGTGACGGACGCGTTAGAGCGCGTCTTCAACGACGAGCAGGACAGCGACGCCGCGCTCGACCAGGCCGCCTCCGAGATCCGGGAGGCGCTGTAG
- a CDS encoding DNA-directed RNA polymerase subunit L: MELRVIEKTDTELRIEIAGEDHTFMNVLKGVLLETDDVAAATYDMNPEQSGGQTEPVLTVKAESGDPLDVLADAAASITDRTNALRDAVQAA; this comes from the coding sequence ATGGAACTGCGGGTCATCGAGAAGACCGACACGGAACTCCGCATCGAGATCGCCGGCGAAGACCACACGTTCATGAACGTGCTGAAGGGCGTCCTCTTAGAGACCGACGATGTCGCGGCCGCGACCTACGACATGAACCCCGAGCAGTCTGGCGGCCAGACGGAGCCGGTGTTGACGGTGAAAGCCGAGTCCGGCGACCCGCTCGACGTGCTCGCCGACGCCGCGGCGTCGATCACGGACCGGACGAACGCGCTGCGCGACGCGGTGCAGGCGGCCTGA
- a CDS encoding metallophosphoesterase gives MAAGGPLAVEPVVDEPAAVADLGDERALLVADVHAGIEVGLRYERGVELDSRAAERRERLCGLITETGADRLVVLGDLAHRIAAPEGDERDELVELIEAVTDRVPMTLVEGNHDGGVAEAFADELDVIGAAGGVLGGSRQGDGPTVGVLHGHTWPTPDLLDVDVICMGHEHPQVRLEDAVGGSRVERAWLRGTLDPAAFVEGGTVTTEQAADPPELVVFPAFNERSGGTWVNVDGQSFLAPFLPAALPDSDAYLLDGTRLGAFRRV, from the coding sequence ATGGCCGCTGGCGGACCGCTCGCCGTCGAGCCCGTGGTCGACGAGCCGGCGGCCGTCGCCGACCTCGGCGACGAACGGGCGCTGCTCGTCGCTGACGTCCACGCCGGCATCGAGGTCGGGCTCCGGTACGAGCGCGGCGTCGAACTCGACAGCCGAGCCGCCGAGCGACGCGAACGGCTCTGCGGGTTGATAACTGAGACCGGCGCCGACCGACTCGTCGTCCTCGGCGACCTCGCACACCGCATCGCGGCCCCGGAAGGCGACGAGCGCGACGAACTGGTCGAACTGATCGAAGCGGTCACCGACCGCGTTCCGATGACGCTCGTCGAGGGCAACCACGACGGCGGGGTCGCCGAGGCGTTCGCCGACGAGTTGGACGTGATCGGTGCCGCCGGCGGCGTTCTCGGCGGCTCGCGGCAGGGAGACGGGCCGACGGTCGGCGTCCTCCACGGCCACACGTGGCCGACCCCGGATCTCCTCGATGTCGACGTGATATGTATGGGTCACGAACACCCGCAGGTCCGGCTGGAGGACGCGGTCGGCGGCTCGCGGGTGGAGCGCGCGTGGCTCCGCGGGACGCTCGACCCGGCGGCGTTCGTGGAGGGCGGCACCGTGACAACAGAACAAGCCGCGGACCCGCCCGAACTCGTCGTCTTCCCGGCGTTCAACGAGCGCTCCGGCGGGACCTGGGTCAACGTCGACGGCCAGTCGTTTCTCGCGCCGTTCCTTCCGGCGGCGCTCCCGGACAGTGACGCGTACCTGCTGGACGGGACGCGACTCGGCGCGTTCCGTCGGGTGTGA
- a CDS encoding thiolase family protein has translation MERVAIIGASMTQFGQRDAWVRELLAEAGAAALDDAGIDGDDLNHLYVSNMASGEFEGQTGVPNALAHDLAATPAYTARIDQTSSSGGAGVYAAWQSIASGASDLTMLVGGEKMTHRTTAEATDVIASLTHPVEYKQGVTLPSFAGLTARLYLDTYDAPRESLGKVAVKNHRNGVDNPHAQFRKEVDLDTVLESPIVADPLRLYDFCPITDGSAALVFCPESVAEEYVPEDEYAVISGIGGATDTHVVHERADPTTMGGVADSSDIAYEMASIGPDDIDVAELHDMFTILEFLQSEDLGFFEKGEGWKAVEEGVTDRDGDLPINTSGGLKSKGHPLGASGVAQVYEIYKQVTGDAGARQVDAETGLACNVGGFGNCVTTAILEGNQ, from the coding sequence ATGGAACGCGTAGCAATCATCGGCGCGTCGATGACCCAGTTCGGGCAGCGCGACGCGTGGGTCCGAGAACTGCTGGCCGAGGCGGGCGCAGCCGCCCTCGACGACGCCGGCATCGACGGCGACGACCTCAATCACCTGTACGTCTCGAACATGGCGAGCGGCGAGTTCGAGGGCCAAACTGGGGTCCCGAACGCGCTGGCACACGATCTGGCGGCGACCCCGGCGTACACCGCCCGTATCGACCAGACCTCCTCGTCGGGCGGGGCGGGCGTGTACGCGGCGTGGCAGTCGATCGCCTCGGGCGCCTCCGACCTCACGATGTTGGTCGGCGGCGAGAAGATGACCCACCGGACGACCGCGGAGGCGACCGACGTGATCGCCTCGCTCACCCACCCGGTCGAGTACAAGCAGGGCGTGACGCTCCCCTCGTTCGCGGGGCTCACCGCGCGGCTCTACCTCGACACGTACGACGCCCCCCGCGAGAGCCTCGGGAAGGTCGCGGTGAAGAACCACCGGAACGGCGTGGACAACCCCCACGCGCAGTTCCGGAAGGAGGTCGACCTCGACACCGTCCTCGAATCGCCGATCGTCGCCGACCCGCTCCGGCTGTACGACTTCTGTCCGATCACGGACGGCTCTGCGGCGCTCGTCTTCTGTCCAGAGTCGGTCGCCGAGGAGTACGTCCCCGAAGACGAGTACGCGGTCATCTCCGGTATCGGCGGCGCGACCGACACCCACGTCGTCCACGAGCGCGCGGACCCGACGACGATGGGCGGGGTCGCCGACTCCTCGGACATCGCCTACGAGATGGCCAGCATCGGCCCGGACGACATCGACGTGGCGGAGCTCCACGACATGTTCACCATCCTCGAATTCCTCCAGAGCGAGGACCTCGGCTTCTTCGAGAAGGGCGAGGGGTGGAAGGCGGTCGAGGAGGGCGTCACCGACCGCGACGGCGACCTCCCGATCAACACCTCCGGCGGCCTCAAATCGAAGGGCCACCCGCTCGGGGCCAGCGGCGTCGCGCAGGTGTACGAGATTTATAAACAGGTCACCGGCGACGCCGGAGCCCGACAGGTCGACGCCGAGACGGGGCTCGCCTGCAACGTCGGCGGGTTCGGGAACTGCGTGACCACCGCGATTCTGGAGGGCAACCAATGA
- a CDS encoding glycosyltransferase family 4 protein — protein sequence MLGWGYPPNITGGLDVHVGELFSGLRDDFGVDATLVLPAEFAPDDEDGIEPVETGEGDVAARVDRLSDRFAELAPDHDVIHTHDWFGYGPGRQAARASDATWVSSFHSLASDRNIDPPTREVETERRLANAADTNIAVSELVREDIKELYDADSRVVYNGFSTPTFSGKDVREDLGIDGEMLFFVGRHTDQKGISHLLYALKKLRRPNVTLVVGGSGHQTDQLKRFAELLGIDDRIEFVGYVPEAELGDYYAAADVFVSPSYAEPFGITITEALEAGTQVVATRSGVAEVLPDGCLVEVETDSESIADGIATALDREEPPAFERREWSDVCEDTLALYEDVA from the coding sequence ATGCTGGGATGGGGCTACCCGCCGAACATCACCGGGGGCCTCGACGTTCACGTCGGTGAACTGTTCTCCGGGCTCCGCGACGACTTCGGGGTCGACGCCACCCTCGTGTTGCCCGCAGAGTTCGCGCCCGACGACGAGGACGGTATCGAACCGGTCGAGACCGGCGAGGGCGACGTCGCCGCGCGCGTCGACCGACTCAGCGACCGGTTCGCGGAACTCGCTCCCGACCACGACGTGATCCACACGCACGACTGGTTCGGCTACGGCCCCGGCCGACAGGCCGCCCGCGCCTCGGACGCGACGTGGGTGTCGTCGTTCCACTCGCTCGCGAGCGACCGGAACATCGACCCGCCGACGCGCGAGGTCGAAACCGAGCGCCGCCTCGCGAACGCCGCGGACACCAACATCGCGGTCAGCGAACTCGTCCGCGAGGACATCAAAGAGCTGTACGACGCCGACTCGCGGGTCGTCTACAACGGCTTCTCGACGCCGACGTTCTCCGGGAAGGACGTTCGCGAGGACCTCGGTATCGACGGCGAGATGCTGTTTTTCGTCGGGCGACACACCGACCAGAAGGGCATCTCGCACCTGCTGTACGCGCTGAAGAAACTCCGTCGACCCAACGTCACGCTCGTGGTCGGCGGGTCGGGCCACCAGACCGACCAGCTGAAGCGGTTCGCCGAACTGCTCGGCATCGACGACCGCATCGAGTTCGTGGGGTACGTGCCGGAAGCGGAACTGGGCGACTACTACGCCGCCGCCGACGTGTTCGTCTCGCCGTCGTACGCCGAGCCGTTCGGGATCACCATCACCGAGGCGCTGGAAGCCGGAACGCAGGTCGTCGCGACGCGGTCGGGCGTCGCCGAGGTGCTACCGGACGGGTGTCTCGTCGAGGTCGAGACCGACTCTGAGTCGATCGCCGACGGGATCGCGACCGCCCTCGACCGGGAGGAGCCGCCCGCGTTCGAGCGCCGGGAGTGGTCGGACGTCTGTGAGGACACGCTGGCGCTGTACGAAGACGTCGCGTAG
- a CDS encoding OB-fold domain-containing protein translates to MSDHETDDATGTNRDEEPTFAAAEYADGAVTYPPHTVSPTGAERVGTVDLREYEGHVLTWTTSTATPPGVREPNTLAIVEFDMGPAYDGPAVRALGQIAEREDGSEEAFDVDIGDRVEPVYATELREPGAGIREPESQAWDGFRFRPVDE, encoded by the coding sequence ATGAGCGACCACGAGACCGACGACGCGACGGGGACGAACCGCGACGAGGAGCCGACCTTCGCGGCCGCCGAGTACGCCGACGGCGCCGTCACGTACCCGCCGCACACCGTGAGCCCGACCGGCGCCGAGCGCGTCGGGACGGTCGACCTCCGGGAGTACGAGGGTCACGTTCTCACCTGGACGACCTCGACCGCGACCCCGCCCGGCGTGCGCGAGCCGAACACCCTCGCTATCGTCGAGTTCGACATGGGGCCGGCGTACGACGGCCCGGCGGTGCGCGCGCTCGGGCAGATCGCCGAGCGCGAAGACGGGTCCGAGGAGGCGTTCGACGTCGACATCGGCGACCGCGTCGAGCCGGTCTACGCGACGGAGCTCCGCGAGCCGGGCGCCGGGATCAGGGAACCGGAGAGCCAGGCGTGGGACGGGTTCCGGTTCCGACCGGTCGACGAGTAG
- a CDS encoding ABC transporter ATP-binding protein, translating to MARVTLDTLRKEFDRGTIVAVNDLDLEIDDGEFVTVVGPSGCGKTTTLRMVAGLEEPTSGTVAFDDEDVTDIHAKERPVAMVFQNYALYPHKTVRENMAFGLKMSTDMTTEERHERVHEMAEMMGIEDLLDDKPDELSGGQKQRVALGRAIAREPEVFLFDEPLSNLDAKLRTEMRAEIQKLQKEFGVTAMYVTHDQEEAMTMGDRLAILNDGELQQVGEPTEVYQNPVNEFVAGFIGSPSMNFVDVDVATDGAGATVRNEDAGLELDLSAEYVRGHDLGSGRYTLGVRPENIAVEESPGGTETLRSTVEVVEPIGSDNYVHLTVTDDFLARSPADVKPAAGDAVGVSFKEEHIHLFDPETGEDVFLTDEEIAAAVA from the coding sequence ATGGCACGCGTCACGCTCGATACGCTCCGGAAGGAGTTCGACCGAGGAACCATCGTCGCCGTCAACGATCTGGATCTCGAGATCGACGACGGGGAGTTCGTGACCGTGGTCGGGCCGTCCGGTTGCGGGAAGACGACGACGCTCCGGATGGTCGCCGGCCTCGAAGAGCCGACCTCGGGGACCGTCGCCTTCGACGACGAGGACGTCACCGACATCCACGCGAAGGAGCGCCCGGTCGCGATGGTGTTCCAGAACTACGCGCTGTACCCGCACAAGACGGTCCGAGAGAACATGGCGTTCGGGCTCAAGATGAGCACCGACATGACGACGGAGGAGCGCCACGAGCGCGTCCACGAGATGGCGGAGATGATGGGGATCGAAGACCTGCTCGACGACAAGCCGGACGAGCTCTCCGGCGGGCAGAAGCAGCGCGTCGCGCTCGGTCGGGCCATCGCGCGCGAGCCCGAAGTGTTCCTCTTCGACGAGCCCCTCTCGAACCTCGACGCGAAGCTCCGCACCGAGATGCGCGCGGAGATACAGAAGCTCCAGAAGGAGTTCGGCGTCACCGCGATGTACGTCACCCACGACCAGGAGGAGGCGATGACGATGGGCGACCGCCTCGCCATCTTGAACGACGGCGAGCTCCAGCAGGTCGGGGAGCCGACCGAGGTGTACCAGAACCCCGTCAACGAGTTCGTCGCGGGCTTTATCGGCTCGCCGTCGATGAACTTCGTCGACGTCGACGTGGCGACGGACGGCGCCGGCGCGACGGTCCGGAACGAGGACGCCGGCCTCGAACTCGACCTCTCGGCGGAGTACGTCCGGGGCCACGACCTCGGGAGCGGTCGGTACACGCTGGGCGTTCGGCCGGAGAACATCGCCGTTGAGGAGTCGCCCGGCGGGACCGAGACCCTGCGCTCGACGGTGGAGGTCGTCGAGCCCATCGGCTCGGACAACTACGTCCACCTCACCGTGACCGACGACTTCCTCGCGCGCTCGCCCGCGGACGTGAAGCCGGCGGCCGGCGACGCGGTCGGCGTCTCGTTCAAGGAGGAACACATCCACCTGTTCGACCCCGAGACCGGCGAGGACGTGTTCTTGACCGACGAGGAGATCGCGGCCGCGGTCGCGTAA
- the mutL gene encoding DNA mismatch repair endonuclease MutL, translating into MEPPDIERLDERTVQRIAAGEVVERPASVVKELIENSLDAGASRVAVSVEAGGAEGVRVRDDGVGIPEGQLEAAVAEHATSKIGDIEDLDRGVGTLGFRGEALYTVGAVSRLTVRSRPPDAAAGAEIRVDGGDVGEVRPAGCPTGTTVEVDDLFYNTPARKKFLKQTATEFDRVNTVVTGYALANPGVAVSLEHDGRETFATEGNGDLRSAVLAVYGREVAEAMIDVDWTPPGDESLAENSPPEDSPPEDSPPEDSPPEDSPPEDSPVRAVSGLISHPETTRASREYLATYVNGRYVTASALREAVLEAYGGQLAPDRYPFAVLFVDVPPGDVDVNVHPRKLEVRFDEEPAVRAAVKEAVEAALIDRGLIRSTAPRGRSAPEQTEIRPESAETEAVGGAGTDHERAARRDRDDDDASESGDADESAESGSATGEANATTATELDPADESAWAVGDVTADDGPDPSASATDRSVETVDTGGSSDSAAAADSANAASADSETATPPSRTGRPSPATGESEAGDDRDADATRPETDAESPDGRDRFGASAASDQHTLAGEPTSAERTYDSLPSLRVLGQLHETYVVAEAPDGLVLIDQHAADERVNYERLQRVFADGADAQALAEPVRIELTAREAALFEEFGDDLAAVGFRAERAGEREVVVKSVPAVFDAAFDPSLLRDVLSALVGDAGAGEEPVTDVVDELLADLACYPSVTGNTSLTEGSVVDLLDRLDDCENPYACPHGRPVVIRLDREEIGSRFERDYPGHAGRRAE; encoded by the coding sequence ATGGAGCCGCCAGACATCGAGCGGTTGGACGAACGGACCGTCCAGCGGATCGCGGCCGGCGAGGTCGTCGAGCGCCCGGCCAGCGTCGTCAAGGAGCTGATCGAGAACAGCCTCGACGCGGGCGCGAGCCGCGTCGCCGTATCGGTCGAGGCCGGCGGCGCCGAGGGGGTCCGCGTCCGCGACGACGGCGTCGGTATCCCGGAAGGCCAGTTGGAGGCGGCCGTCGCGGAGCACGCCACCTCGAAGATCGGCGACATCGAGGACCTCGACCGCGGCGTCGGCACCCTCGGCTTCCGCGGCGAGGCGCTGTACACCGTCGGCGCCGTCTCGCGTCTCACGGTCCGATCGCGCCCGCCGGACGCAGCGGCGGGCGCGGAGATACGCGTCGACGGCGGCGACGTGGGCGAGGTCCGTCCCGCCGGCTGTCCGACCGGGACGACCGTTGAGGTCGACGACCTCTTTTATAATACGCCGGCGCGCAAGAAGTTCCTCAAACAGACCGCGACCGAGTTCGACCGCGTGAACACGGTGGTGACCGGCTACGCGCTTGCCAACCCCGGCGTCGCCGTCTCGCTGGAACACGACGGTCGAGAGACCTTCGCGACCGAGGGGAACGGCGACCTCCGGTCGGCCGTGCTCGCCGTCTACGGCCGCGAGGTCGCGGAGGCGATGATCGACGTGGACTGGACGCCGCCGGGCGACGAGTCACTCGCCGAGAACTCGCCTCCCGAGGACTCGCCTCCCGAGGACTCGCCTCCCGAGGACTCGCCTCCCGAGGACTCGCCTCCCGAGGACTCGCCCGTCCGCGCCGTCAGCGGCCTCATCTCGCACCCCGAGACGACGCGGGCGAGCCGCGAGTACCTCGCGACGTACGTGAACGGCCGGTACGTCACCGCGAGCGCCCTCCGCGAGGCCGTCCTCGAGGCGTACGGCGGCCAGCTCGCGCCCGACCGATACCCCTTCGCCGTGCTGTTCGTCGACGTGCCGCCCGGCGACGTGGACGTGAACGTCCACCCCCGCAAACTCGAGGTCCGGTTCGACGAGGAGCCGGCGGTGCGGGCCGCCGTCAAGGAGGCGGTCGAGGCCGCGCTGATCGACCGCGGCCTGATCCGCTCGACCGCACCGCGGGGCCGGTCGGCGCCGGAGCAGACCGAGATCAGACCCGAGTCGGCCGAGACCGAGGCCGTCGGCGGCGCCGGAACTGACCACGAGCGCGCCGCACGGCGCGATCGGGATGACGACGACGCGAGCGAGTCGGGCGACGCGGACGAGTCGGCCGAGTCGGGCAGCGCGACCGGCGAGGCGAACGCGACGACCGCCACGGAGTTGGACCCCGCGGACGAGTCGGCGTGGGCGGTCGGCGACGTGACCGCGGACGACGGCCCCGACCCGAGCGCGTCCGCGACCGATCGGTCGGTCGAGACGGTCGATACCGGCGGGTCATCGGATTCCGCGGCTGCCGCCGACTCCGCCAACGCCGCCTCCGCCGATTCCGAAACCGCGACCCCGCCGTCGCGAACCGGGCGGCCGTCACCCGCGACCGGCGAGAGCGAGGCGGGCGACGACAGAGACGCCGACGCGACGCGCCCCGAGACGGACGCCGAATCACCGGACGGCCGCGACCGATTCGGGGCGTCGGCCGCGAGCGACCAGCACACCCTCGCCGGCGAGCCCACGAGCGCGGAGCGCACCTACGACTCGCTCCCGTCGCTCCGGGTGCTCGGCCAGCTTCACGAGACGTACGTCGTCGCCGAAGCGCCCGACGGGCTGGTGTTGATCGACCAACACGCCGCCGACGAGCGGGTGAACTACGAGCGCCTGCAGCGCGTGTTCGCCGACGGCGCGGACGCGCAGGCGCTCGCCGAGCCGGTCCGGATCGAACTCACCGCGCGCGAGGCGGCGCTGTTCGAGGAGTTCGGAGACGACCTCGCCGCCGTCGGGTTCCGGGCCGAGCGCGCGGGCGAGCGCGAGGTCGTCGTGAAGTCGGTCCCGGCGGTCTTCGACGCCGCGTTCGACCCGTCCCTGCTCCGCGACGTCCTCTCCGCGCTCGTCGGCGACGCCGGCGCGGGCGAGGAACCCGTGACGGACGTGGTGGACGAGCTGCTCGCGGATCTCGCGTGTTACCCGTCCGTGACCGGGAACACGTCGCTGACCGAGGGGTCGGTCGTGGACTTACTCGACCGGCTCGACGACTGCGAGAACCCGTACGCCTGTCCGCACGGCCGGCCGGTCGTGATCCGCCTCGACCGCGAGGAGATCGGGTCGCGGTTCGAGCGCGACTACCCCGGTCACGCCGGACGACGCGCAGAGTGA
- a CDS encoding GNAT family N-acetyltransferase, protein MAIRRLPTDDESLRRYAAELWLPYHRGLATEVDAHALADWPDERFVERNVEFTRNRLEDEGNRGWVAVSGADDAEVDPATAPVADPALELTGLLLTSVDECPDPFDRSDRLVVGEIYVTEPHRGTGLADRLLDRAAADAREQGCGEIRLDVDVDNERARAFYAKHGFEPYREQLTRDVE, encoded by the coding sequence ATGGCGATCCGACGCCTCCCCACCGACGACGAGTCCCTCCGCCGCTACGCGGCCGAACTGTGGCTCCCCTACCACCGGGGTCTCGCGACCGAAGTCGACGCGCACGCGCTGGCCGACTGGCCCGACGAGCGGTTCGTCGAGCGCAACGTCGAGTTCACCCGAAACCGGCTCGAAGACGAGGGGAACCGGGGGTGGGTGGCGGTGAGCGGCGCGGACGACGCCGAGGTCGACCCCGCAACCGCGCCGGTCGCGGACCCAGCCCTCGAACTGACGGGCCTGCTGTTGACGAGCGTCGACGAGTGCCCCGACCCGTTCGACCGCTCGGACCGGCTCGTGGTCGGGGAGATATACGTGACGGAGCCGCACCGCGGTACCGGCCTCGCAGACCGCCTGCTGGACCGCGCAGCGGCCGACGCCCGCGAGCAGGGCTGCGGCGAGATCCGGCTCGACGTCGACGTCGACAACGAGCGCGCTCGGGCGTTCTACGCGAAGCACGGGTTCGAGCCGTATCGCGAGCAGTTGACGCGGGACGTGGAGTGA